The following proteins come from a genomic window of Betaproteobacteria bacterium:
- the rfaE1 gene encoding D-glycero-beta-D-manno-heptose-7-phosphate kinase: protein MAVAAPDMKRIAATRLLVVGDVMLDRYWFGEVSRISPEAPVPVVKVDRVEARPGGAANVARNVAALRAGVELLSVIGEDEAGETLEALLAEEDIPASLHRDAAVTTTVKLRVIGRQQQLLRIDFETWPSHETLAAKLAEFEELLPSADVVILSDYGKGGLAHIERMIALARERGTTVLVDPKGEDYVRYRGATLLTPNRAEFRQVVGRWRSETELEEKAQRLREELDLGALLVTRSEDGMSLFQASGCLHVPTVAREVYDVSGAGDTVIATLGVMLAAGTSLAEAVRHANRAAGIVVGKLGTAVATPEELFGA from the coding sequence ATGGCGGTGGCAGCGCCCGACATGAAACGCATCGCGGCCACACGCCTGCTGGTCGTCGGCGACGTGATGCTCGATCGCTACTGGTTCGGCGAGGTGAGCCGCATCTCGCCCGAGGCGCCGGTGCCGGTGGTCAAGGTGGACCGCGTGGAAGCGCGTCCGGGCGGCGCGGCAAACGTCGCGCGCAACGTCGCCGCGCTGCGGGCCGGTGTCGAACTGCTCTCCGTGATCGGCGAGGACGAGGCCGGGGAGACGCTCGAGGCGTTGCTCGCGGAAGAGGACATCCCCGCCTCGCTGCACCGCGATGCCGCGGTCACGACCACGGTGAAGCTGCGCGTGATCGGACGCCAGCAGCAACTGCTGCGCATCGACTTCGAAACCTGGCCGAGTCACGAGACGCTCGCCGCGAAGCTGGCGGAGTTCGAGGAACTGCTGCCGTCCGCCGACGTGGTGATCCTGTCCGACTACGGCAAGGGCGGTCTCGCTCACATCGAGCGCATGATCGCGCTTGCCCGCGAACGGGGCACGACCGTGCTCGTCGATCCGAAAGGCGAGGATTACGTCCGCTATCGCGGGGCGACGCTGCTCACGCCGAATCGCGCCGAGTTCCGGCAGGTGGTCGGCCGCTGGCGCAGCGAAACGGAGCTCGAGGAGAAGGCGCAGCGCCTGCGCGAGGAACTCGACCTGGGGGCGCTGCTCGTCACCCGCAGCGAGGACGGCATGAGCCTGTTCCAGGCGAGCGGGTGCCTGCACGTGCCGACGGTGGCACGCGAGGTGTATGACGTGAGCGGTGCCGGAGATACCGTGATCGCGACCCTCGGCGTCATGCTGGCGGCGGGGACGAGTCTCGCCGAAGCGGTGCGCCACGCGAACCGCGCGGCGGGCATTGTCGTCGGCAAGCTCGGCACGGCGGTCGCTACCCCCGAGGAACTGTTCGGGGCCTAA